One stretch of Armigeres subalbatus isolate Guangzhou_Male chromosome 2, GZ_Asu_2, whole genome shotgun sequence DNA includes these proteins:
- the LOC134209825 gene encoding uncharacterized protein LOC134209825: protein MTWLNVPLINNTESLDVNNSNSTETLQVSSKQNENFPFDIFLFFFLAEETKKKWKSLRDAFGKELKKVPEKRSGDEAPLNYETYTTWPYFDSMLFLKDQMRPRKSGGNLRVGDAETVENEDLHEGEPGMNRSYRNDVIDTPETHDIKCTDETIPPPPHKYGKRGRAQQQLLAIEAKKLKLLEQKVQKAVGGDDEDEAFFKSLLPHVRKLPPEQKLLFRMDVQKAVHKYVYTNNELLNNPNRTVDLFTASSSADAVAYQHSTPVRNSTAFFDTGLRTPPDTRIYELPPEHSQAEVVAIQLEGQPLQRSTIISSARKYYTVITSPISSAGTQN from the coding sequence GAAACGCTACAAGTAAGttcaaaacaaaatgaaaactttccatttgacatttttttatttttttttctagcggAAGAAACCAAAAAAAAGTGGAAATCGCTGCGGGATGCATTTGGCAAGGAGCTAAAAAAAGTTCCTGAAAAGCGATCTGGAGATGAAGCACCGTTAAATTACGAAACTTACACCACCTGGCCGTATTTCGATTCGATGCTTTTTCTGAAAGATCAAATGAGACCCCGAAAATCCGGAGGAAACTTGCGAGTGGGAGACGCTGAAACGGTCGAGAACGAGGATCTGCACGAAGGCGAGCCGGGGATGAATAGGAGTTATCGGAATGACGTGATCGATACTCCTGAAACACACGACATCAAATGCACCGACGAGACTATCCCGCCGCCCCCACATAAATATGGAAAGAGAGGAAGAGCACAACAGCAACTACTggctatcgaagcaaaaaagcTGAAATTATTGGAGCAAAAGGTCCAGAAGGCAGTCGGTGGTGATGACGAAGATGAAGCGTTCTTCAAGAGCCTTCTGCCGCATGTGCGAAAGCTGCCACCTGAGCAAAAGTTGCTATTTCGCATGGACGTTCAGAAAGCGGTGCACAAATATGTGTATACAAATAACGAATTGCTTAATAACCCGAACCGGACGGTAGATTTGTTTACAGCTTCAAGTTCAGCTGATGCGGTTGCGTACCAGCATTCTACGCCGGTGCGAAATTCAACTGCATTCTTTGACACAGGACTTCGAACTCCTCCCGACACCCGAATTTATGAGTTGCCGCCTGAACATAGTCAAGCTGAAGTGGTGGCTATTCAATTGGAAGGGCAACCACTGCAACGCTCTACAATTATTTCGTCCGCAAGAAAATACTATACAGTGATTACTTCACCAATTTCCAGCGCTGGAACTCAAAATTAA